The Niastella koreensis GR20-10 genome includes a window with the following:
- a CDS encoding Crp/Fnr family transcriptional regulator, with product MVAILQKYIDQFIDLPAEELEALINSIEVRQVDKKVRLTDIGESEKYLYFVIKGLARKFFLKGKEEIITQIAKEGELISSSVSYFSGMPSTYVIETIEPTTFYSLAHDRAEQLYSRYPKLERLSRLIITELFLQKEMWELERIRYSTKERFLRFMNENPELFQRVPQKYLASYLNIKPETFSRLKHLLRSKKSDAPYLK from the coding sequence ATGGTTGCTATATTACAAAAGTATATAGACCAGTTTATCGATCTTCCGGCAGAAGAACTGGAGGCCCTTATCAATTCGATTGAAGTAAGACAGGTTGATAAAAAAGTTCGGCTAACTGACATTGGGGAATCTGAGAAGTATTTATACTTCGTAATAAAGGGGTTAGCCCGAAAATTTTTTCTAAAAGGTAAAGAAGAGATAATAACCCAGATAGCGAAAGAAGGAGAGCTCATCTCTTCTTCCGTATCGTACTTTTCCGGAATGCCGAGCACCTATGTAATTGAGACCATAGAACCTACCACTTTTTACTCCCTTGCCCACGACAGGGCCGAACAATTATACAGCCGCTACCCTAAATTGGAACGTTTGAGCCGCCTGATCATTACCGAGCTGTTTTTGCAGAAAGAAATGTGGGAACTGGAACGCATCCGGTATAGCACAAAAGAGCGATTTTTGCGTTTTATGAATGAAAACCCGGAATTGTTTCAACGGGTGCCCCAAAAATACCTGGCATCTTACCTGAACATAAAACCGGAAACGTTCAGCCGGCTTAAGCATTTGCTGAGAAGTAAAAAATCAGATGCTCCTTATCTTAAATGA
- a CDS encoding isocitrate dehydrogenase (NADP(+)), producing the protein MAQKINVQNPVVELDGDEMTRIIWKFIKDKLILPYVNVDIKYFDLGVEYRDKTNDQVTIDAANAIKQYGVGIKCATITPDEARVKEFSLKQMWKSPNGTIRNILDGTVFREPIVINNIPRLVTNWTAPIIVGRHAFGDQYRATDTVIKGKGKLTMTFTPEGGGEPQTFEVFNFKGDGVAMTMYNTDESIAGFARSCFNMALAKKWPLYLSTKNTILKKYDGRFKDIFEEIFNNEFKQAFDAAGIVYEHRLIDDMVASALKWNGNFVWACKNYDGDVQSDTVAQGFGSLGLMTSVLITPDGKTMEAEAAHGTVTRHYRDHQKGKPTSTNPIASIFAWTRGLAFRGKLDGNQALIDFCNTLESTCIETVESGKMTKDLAVCIHGNKVEHGKDFLYTEEFLDAIDTNLKKKMSL; encoded by the coding sequence ATGGCACAAAAAATCAATGTACAGAATCCTGTTGTAGAACTGGATGGCGATGAAATGACACGCATTATCTGGAAGTTCATCAAGGACAAACTCATCCTTCCCTACGTAAACGTCGATATTAAATACTTCGACCTGGGTGTTGAATACCGCGACAAAACCAATGACCAGGTTACTATTGATGCCGCCAATGCTATCAAACAGTATGGCGTAGGGATCAAATGTGCTACTATCACCCCCGACGAGGCCCGCGTAAAAGAGTTCTCCCTGAAACAAATGTGGAAGAGCCCCAATGGTACCATCCGTAATATCCTGGACGGTACAGTTTTCCGTGAGCCCATCGTAATCAACAATATCCCCCGCCTGGTTACCAACTGGACTGCCCCTATTATCGTTGGCCGTCACGCTTTTGGTGATCAATATCGCGCTACTGATACTGTTATCAAAGGAAAAGGCAAATTAACCATGACCTTTACTCCTGAAGGCGGTGGCGAACCACAAACTTTTGAAGTATTCAATTTCAAAGGTGATGGCGTTGCCATGACCATGTACAATACCGATGAAAGCATCGCGGGTTTTGCCCGTAGCTGCTTTAACATGGCCCTCGCAAAAAAATGGCCTTTGTACCTGAGCACCAAAAATACCATCCTGAAAAAGTACGATGGCCGTTTCAAAGATATTTTTGAAGAGATCTTCAACAACGAATTTAAACAAGCCTTCGATGCTGCAGGTATCGTGTACGAGCACCGCCTCATCGATGACATGGTTGCCAGCGCCCTTAAATGGAATGGCAATTTTGTATGGGCCTGCAAAAACTACGATGGCGACGTACAAAGCGATACAGTTGCACAAGGCTTTGGTTCTCTGGGTTTAATGACGTCTGTATTAATTACTCCTGATGGTAAAACCATGGAAGCGGAAGCTGCTCACGGCACCGTAACCCGTCACTATCGCGACCACCAGAAAGGCAAACCAACCAGCACCAACCCCATCGCATCTATCTTTGCATGGACAAGAGGTTTGGCTTTCCGCGGTAAACTGGACGGCAACCAGGCCCTTATCGACTTCTGCAACACATTAGAGTCTACTTGTATAGAAACAGTTGAAAGTGGTAAAATGACTAAAGATCTGGCCGTTTGTATTCATGGAAATAAGGTAGAACATGGAAAAGATTTCCTGTATACCGAAGAATTTCTGGATGCAATAGACACCAACCTGAAAAAGAAAATGAGTCTGTAA